TTTAAAAGAACAGGATATTGAACTTTTAACTAAAGGTGATAAATACTTTCAATGCAATACAAGAGAAGAAGCTTTAGCACGTTTAGAAGATTATGAATAAAATATCTTTTATAAATTAAAACCACTTTCAATAGAGACAACTTGTATCCCTATTGAAAGTGGTTTGTTTTTTTACTTTTAGCCTTCCCATTCCTCTGGGAATTCAGCATTGTGGTAAACATTTTGAACATCATCATCATCTTCAAGTTTATCTATAAGTTTTTGAAGACCTTCTGCTCGTTCCATAGGTATTTCAATAGTTGTATCTGGAATCATTGTAACTTCTGCAGATAAGAATTCAAAACCTTCAGCTTCTAACTTTTCTCTAACTTCTCCAAAATCTTCTGGTGAAGTTATTATTTCAAAAACTTCTTCTGACGCTTCAAAATCTTCAGCTCCAGCATCTAATGCTATCATCATGACTTCATCTTCATCCATATCTTCATTTCTTTCTATAATCAACTGTCCTTTAGATTGGAACATCCAACCTACACATCCTGTTTCCCCTAAGTTACCTCCATGTTTTGAAAAAGCTGCTCTTACATTTCCTGCTGTTCTATTTTTGTTATCTGTTAAAGTTGATACTACAAAGGCTACACCATTAGGTCCATATCCTTCGTAAGTCATTTCTTCATAGTCAACCCCCTCTAGTTCTCCTGCTCCTTTTTTTATGGCTCTTGTTATGGTATCTTGAGGCATATTATTCGCTCTAGCTTTAGCTATAATATCTCTCAATTTACTATTAGTATCTGGATTAGATCCACCCTCT
This window of the Clostridium cochlearium genome carries:
- a CDS encoding YebC/PmpR family DNA-binding transcriptional regulator, with the protein product MSGHSKWHNIQAKKGKMDAKRGKIFTKIGRELIIASKEGGSNPDTNSKLRDIIAKARANNMPQDTITRAIKKGAGELEGVDYEEMTYEGYGPNGVAFVVSTLTDNKNRTAGNVRAAFSKHGGNLGETGCVGWMFQSKGQLIIERNEDMDEDEVMMIALDAGAEDFEASEEVFEIITSPEDFGEVREKLEAEGFEFLSAEVTMIPDTTIEIPMERAEGLQKLIDKLEDDDDVQNVYHNAEFPEEWEG